One genomic window of Thermococcus indicus includes the following:
- a CDS encoding phospholipase D-like domain-containing protein: protein MLMVRGNVFTISPPLGTEFFDMLQEQITNAKKRIFLGSAFLDSNIVSKLKNLKSPDVPMYVLLRDNNRPNRRLYIPADDPNNEFYAIAVPARMYHGKLYVIDNIFVVGSHNLLTYSVTQNEGEFSLMLRGDYETVTTLLFNSLYSIFVKNSRTSLNFIDDKLGALYYWGECPFCGTEILSDPFSIIKCPDIMYGGYVDEQECGDYHACKYCPYNAGAPKEPYPRHEIYLCIDGCGFGVDFTSKELVFHHNINDKNLEKTIWKFIELFNGLSTIKNEKIIAKMFRDLGFFGKIHTLDSVRDVDIFSEHFVSVTYFKNRLSDFLRAFVEFIEEDIEKTLDINKGE from the coding sequence ATGTTAATGGTTAGGGGGAATGTATTCACTATAAGTCCTCCTCTCGGAACTGAATTTTTTGATATGCTACAGGAGCAGATTACGAATGCAAAGAAACGGATATTTCTAGGAAGCGCTTTTTTAGATAGCAACATAGTGAGTAAGTTGAAAAATTTAAAATCTCCAGATGTTCCAATGTATGTGCTTCTTAGAGATAATAACAGGCCTAATAGAAGATTATATATCCCCGCTGATGATCCAAATAATGAGTTCTATGCAATAGCAGTACCCGCGCGTATGTATCATGGAAAACTCTACGTCATTGATAATATCTTTGTAGTAGGCTCTCACAATTTACTCACGTATTCTGTGACCCAAAATGAGGGAGAATTCAGCCTGATGTTACGTGGGGATTATGAAACAGTAACAACTTTGTTGTTTAATAGCTTATATTCTATTTTTGTAAAAAATAGTAGGACATCTCTAAACTTTATTGACGATAAATTAGGTGCATTATACTATTGGGGAGAGTGTCCTTTCTGTGGAACTGAAATTCTTTCTGATCCGTTTTCTATTATAAAGTGTCCTGACATAATGTATGGTGGGTATGTAGATGAGCAAGAATGTGGAGATTACCATGCATGTAAATACTGCCCTTACAATGCAGGTGCCCCAAAGGAGCCCTATCCTCGTCACGAGATTTATCTTTGTATCGATGGGTGTGGATTTGGAGTTGATTTTACATCAAAAGAACTTGTTTTTCACCATAACATTAATGACAAAAATCTTGAAAAGACTATTTGGAAATTTATTGAATTGTTCAATGGGTTGTCTACAATTAAAAATGAAAAGATAATTGCAAAAATGTTTAGAGACCTCGGATTTTTTGGAAAGATACATACTCTTGATTCTGTTAGAGACGTTGATATTTTCTCTGAGCACTTTGTTAGTGTTACATATTTTAAGAATAGATTGTCGGACTTCCTTAGAGCATTTGTTGAATTCATTGAAGAAGATATTGAAAAAACACTAGATATAAATAAGGGGGAATAA